The sequence ATTATAATTATCAAATTTTATATCGTTAAAATTGTAGTTATCAATCTCGCTTATAACACTGCTAAGCTCTATATCAAGGCCATTATCTTTTAAAATTGCTGCCATCATATAAAGAGTCACTAGGTTGTGTTTATAAATTTGATTATCAAAAAGATAGTTTATCTGACTTATGGAAAGCTTTTTATATTCATTTAGGATATATGCAGAATAGATAGTGTGAAATGGGTCTTGATGAGGCATTTTAAGATATGAAAATATAAGCTCTTTTTGAGATTTTCCTAATAAATTTCTATCTTTATCAACTTTAAGCAAAACATCGCTTGTATATATAGAAGCTAGTATATTTGTGTCACTAAATTTGCTCCAGTATCCAAAGCTACCATTGTCCTTTAATCTTGATATTAAAGTAGTTATGCCACTTTTAATATTATCTTCAATCTCTCTTTGTTTGCTCTTGTCATCTATATCTAAATTTGCCATTGCTAATATTTTTGTGCTTATTTGCTCTGTGCAACCATAAGGGTATTTGATAATCTCTTTGGCTAAATTTGAAAAAACACCTTTTGGAGAGCTAGATGTGTTTATATATAAAGTTTTATAACTATCATCAGATATATTAAAGTCTTGATAGGTTTCAATAAATCCATTTTTAAGGTATCTGCTGTTTGGATATGGGCTAATTACATTTAAATTTGTAATATGGTTAAATTTGCTGCTTTCATCTTCTGTTAAGTTTATAGTAAATTTCGCATTTCCAAGATTTAAAGCTGAAATTTTACCTTTAATCTGAACGCTTTCAAGAGGTTTTAAAGTTATATTTTGCTCTTTAAATGTGATATTTAAATTTGGGCTTGAGTTTATATCAAATTTTAAATCTTTTTTCTCATTTGTTGTATTGATTATAGTAATAGGCAAATCTAACTCATCACCTTTTGTTAAGTAAGTCATGACACTTGGCTTGATTACCACATCATCTTTTACCTCAGTATATCTATTTTTAGAGTTAATCTTCTCTTCGTTTAAAGAAATAGCAGTAACTCTAACTTTTGAGTTAAAATTTACAGGACTTTTAAAGCTAAAACTTGCTTCACCTTTTTCATCTGTCATTAGGTATTTAACAATTTTAAAAGTTTTTAAATCTTTTGCTTTTACAGGGTTTAAATCTCTTTTCCTAGCCATCTCAAGCATAGCATCACCACCAAAGCTTAGTGCCTTTGCATTACTTATATATGTACTTAAAAGATCATATATATCGTAATTATAAACATTTATAGGCATTGTTATATCAAAGTATTTAAATGCATCTAGCTCTTTTTGATTTACTATTTGCAACACACCCTCATCAACTATAAAAATAGCTATTTTGGAGTTTGGATCTGTTTTAACTTTAATGTTTATTGGCTCATTGTTCTTAGATCTTGATGGAACTTTAAGTTTTAACTCCGCTTTATGAGCGCTTTTATTAACCTTTATAGATTTGTTAGCATATGTTCTTAAAGGAGTTGCTAAAGGCTTTGTATCTCTAATTATAGTAGCGTTAATATGACCTTTTTTAAAATCTTTTGGAAGCTTAAAACTAGCTAAGGCTTTATTGTCTTTAAACTCAACTATCTGATAGTCTAAAACCTTTTCATCTACAAGTGATATTATGGCAGTTCCATCTTTTATAGATGAAATTATATTAACTTTTATCTCATCATCTGGGCTAAAAACATCTTTATTAAAAGTAATTTTAGCTTTTTTCATATCTTTTGTGGATTTTGCTCCATATCCGCCCCAGCCACTAACATAAACCTCAAAACTAGCACTGCTACCATTTAAATAGTCATTTGCAACAACTACATAATTTCCACCATTTTCAAATTTATATGTGAAGTTATCTTCTTTAACGCCAAAGCTATCAACTAAGTTTATCTCTTTTTGCTCTTCATAGTTATTATCGCTTAATACATAGTTCCAAGATATTTGATATATTGAGATATTTAAATTTGGGCTAAGTCTTTTTTTACTAAAAGAATCAAGGCTTAAAAGTTCAAATTTTACACTCTCTTTGCTATCTATAAAATCCCTATCTCCTTTTATGCCTGTGAGTGTTTTATATGGATATATTGTTAGGTTTTTATATTCGCTAATAGTCTTTGAGCTATCTAGAACTGAAAAATTTAGATTAAGGTTTATAGCATTTGAAACAGGTATGTTTTTACTGTATTTGACAATAAAATCTTTCTTACCATCTTTATTTAATTTAAGATTAAAATACCTGTTATCTAGTACGCTTTTGCTATCTAAAATAGAGTTTATAAAAGAAAAATCTCTATAATCATCTAATTTTAACTCTTTTGCACTAAAATTTGCAGTTAAAGAGCCACTTAAATTTGAAGCAGGCGCACCAAAAAGATAGTTAGAAACTAAAGCTATATCAATGTTTTCATCACCTATAAACTCCTCTTTTTTAGTAAGGATTTCACTTTTAACTCTTTGTGGTATGAAGCTTTCAACACTAAATTTCTTACTATCTACAAGTTTGTTTGCAAACTCAACATTTAAAGTATATCTACCTGTTAGATCCCCCATCATCTCATCAATGCTAATAACTCCAAAATCATCTGTATTTTTAGATAAATTTTTAATAGTTTTACCTTGTGGATCTATGATTTTAATCTTAACAGGTAGGTTTTTTACTGGATTAAAATCATAATCTTTTAAAACAATAATACCTTCAATATTTTCATTTGGTCTTATTATATCTGTAGCAAAATAGGTTAGGGCCTTATAATTAACGCTATCCATAATTAAAGCATTATCATTTATAGGGTTATCTAAAATTAAAAAGTTCTCTTCATTGCCATTTTTTATAAAAATTGATCTTGGGTTTTTATCTAAAATTTTACTATTTTCAAATTTATGCACCCCTTTTTCATCACTTCTACCTCTTGCTAAAATTTCATTATTTTCATTATAAATTACAATATTAGTATTAGGAAGTGCTTTTGCGGTTGAAACTCTTGAAGTAAAGACAAAAATTCCACTATCGCCAACTATTGTAAGTGCTGAGATATCACTTAAATAGACCTGTTTTAATATCTTTTTCATATCATCTTTTTCATCTTTATAATAAAGCGAGATATTATAAATACCATCTTCAAAACCACTAAAATCCAAGTTTATGCGGTGCTCTGAAATTTCATTAAAGTTATTACTTAATTCAAAATTTTTACTAATTACACTTTTTGTTAATTTTTCAATTTTCTCTTTATAGTTTAAAAAATATCTAAGATTTTGATCACTTACTCTATCTACTACAACCTTAACAGAGTTTAAGTTTGCACTTTTAAAGGCTATATCGGTAGTTTTTGGAATATATGGTTTATCATCACTAAATTTAGCAAATGGTTTTATATCTGTAGTTTTTAAAGAAAAACTTTTTAATTCTCTATTTAAAAGATACTCATCACCAAAACCCGGTAAAATATCTATTTTATACTCAGTATTTGGCTTAAACTCTAAGCTTTTAATATTAAACTCATAGTAATAATCAGGATCTTGCTTGTCATAAAAATAGTTAATAGGCGATAGTGAGAAATCCTTTATCCCTGAAATTTTAACAAATCTTTTATCAGCTATAACGTACTCTCTAGTCTTAATCTTAAAGCCTAACACACCATCATCAAATGCAAATGGAACCACTTTAACATCTTTAAAATTTACAGCATTTGGACTATCTTTATAAAAAGCTTTATTTTTTGAAATATCCTCTTCAAAATAGCTTTGAAGCGTAACATTGGCTTTTGATTTTACACTCTTTGGCAAATATAGAAACAAATTATCATAAACACTATCTAGCTTTATTAAGAAATTTAAATTATCAGATGTATCAACTTTAAAAGGAATATCATTTTTTGATGAATTCTCTTTTGTATATACTTTAAGTTTTAGTCTTAATTCATTTAAATCAGTTTTGTCATTTAAGCTTAAAATGAAATTTCTATCATCTAAAGCCCTTATGTTTTCAACTTTAAAAGGCTCTGTATTAAATGATATCCTTCCATTTGCATTTCCACAAATATAGTTAATCCCTTTGGCTAAAGGTCTGTTTGGATAAAAAGCAATTTTATCAGCACTTAAATACTCAAAAGCACCGCTTACATCAGGATCGCAAGCTATGATTTTATCATGAGTTATAAGTCCTATATCATTTTGGTTGTCTAAATTTTCAATGCCAAATACATAGATACCGTTTTGATCTTTTGATACGCCTGTGATGTTAAATGCAGATGCATAGATAGTTAAAAATATAACTATAAGCAAATTTCTAACCATAAAATATCCTTTGAAATATACTTTATATATTTTATTCTTTTTTTATTAATATAGCCTATTATCACCTATTTTTAAAACTAGTTACATCAAACTCAAATTCAGTTAAATTTGAGTTTTCATCTAGGCAAGAAATATTATGCAAGCCTAAATTAAATGTTTTAAATACAGTTTGAGAGTTGCTATATTTTTTAAACTCTTCATCATCAAATTTAAGGTAAATTTCATCTCCTAAAATAGCGGTGCATTTTATACCAACTCTTACATTTTCATTATTAAGACTAATTATCTTTTTATCAATATTTGATATTAAAGGTTTAATCTCTTTAAATCTGTAAAAACACCTGCTATTTTCTATATCATTTTTGCTTAAATACTCACTAGTAACTAAAAAATAAAGCTCTTCATTGCGGTAATCTTTGCAATCTTTTTTAAGTTTAACACCCTTTATCAAATAGTCCTTAGTAGAAGTTTTACAGCTATTTTTAACCTCATAAACATCGGTGCAAATTTCATCTTTAAATATGCCATTTGGCATTTTAAACTCACTAACTCCCATTTTTTTCTCAATATATTCAAACATATCAAAAACCACCTTAGCAGAACTCATCCCGCCACTTAACTCATCAGTCTTACTACCATCAAAATTACCCATCCAAACAGCTATTGTGTATTTTGGGCTAACTCCTATGGTGTATAGATCTCTTGCGTCTGCTGAAGTTCCTGTCTTAAACATAATTTTAGGTTTGTAAAGCGTGTTTTTCCAGACGCTATTTAGGTAGCTTCTTGGCGCATCTTGAAGTATATTTGCTACTAAAAAAGCACTTTGTGTAGTTATTAGAGTTTCATTTTTATCTATCAAATTTCCAGCTAACTCAAGTGGTTTAAGAACCCCTTTGTTTGCATATATTGTATAAAGGTGTGCTAAATCCAAAAGAGAAAGAGATATTCCACCAAGTGCGATAGAATCGCCATAATGCTCCTTTTCATATTCAGTTAAGCTAGCTTTTTCCAAAAGCTCAAAAAGTGAGTTATCATTTAAAATATTGTTTAACTTCACAGCTGGAATATTTAAAGAAAACCTTAAAGCATCACTTGCATTTATTACACCTGCAAATTTCAAATTATAATTTTGTGGAATGTAGCTACTTAGATAAATTTCAGTATCAATCAGCTCCTGCTTTGGCACAATAAGTCCATTATCAAGCGCTAAAGAGTATATGAAAGGCTTTAGGGTTGAGCCTACATTTTTACGAGATTTTACACCATCATTTTGTCCATTTTTGGCAAACTCATCGTGGCTATTTATGTAAGAGATAACTTGCATTTTTTCATTATCTATTATAAGAGCACTTGCATTTTTAACATTTTTACTTTTTAAACTATCCATCTCTTTTTTTAAAAAATTTGATAATTTATTTTGAAAGTTTAAATTTAGATTTGTAAGGTATTTGCCATTTTTTAAAGCCATTAAGCTATATGCTTTAGCATTTTGAATAGCGTTATATCTTTTGTTCTTAAACTTTTCAGATTTTGCTCGCTCAAATTCTCTTTTGGTTATTACTTTGTTTTTATAAAGCCTTTTTAAAAGTAAGTTTTTTAAGGAATTTGAATCTGATATACGATCTAATCTATTTTTATTTGGATTTTTTGGAACTATGCTAAGAAGCGCCATTTGGGATATTGTAAGTTCGTTTAAGTTTTTGTTGAAGTAAAAATAAGAAGCCGCCTTAACACCTTCAATATTACCACCATATGGAGCTAGGTTAAAATACATTGTTAAAATTTCATCTTTACTAAAGTGCCATTCTAGTTGGAAGGCGTTAAATATCTCTACTATTTTATTTTTATAATTTCTATCTTTTGGATTCATCATTCTTGCAACTTGCATTGTAATAGTTGAAGCACCTATGCGGTTTTTGTTTGTGATATTGTAAAAAATTGCTCTAAATATAGAGAGTGGATTTATCCCAAAATGATATCTAAAATACCTATCTTCAAAAAATATCGTGCTATTTTTTAAATTTAAAGGAATTTCATCTTTTGTAACTTCAAATCTCCAAATTTCATCATTTGAAATTTGCATATATAAAGTTTCATTGTTTGTATCTTTTAAGATTATTGATTTTGGCTTATCTAGCGTATGTAAATTTAAAGGGTATTTATCATCAAGAAATAAAAAACCAAATAACATTAATAAGAAAAAAGTTAAAAAATATATGCCAAATTTAATCTGAAATTTCATAGAAAAATTATACCAAGAAAAGTTTAGTTTTATATCATTTTGGTAAAATCATACTTTTGGAGAAGATATGCCACTAACAAAACTTAATCAAGAACAATACAAAGCAGCAACTGCAGCTGCTGGTAATAACTTAATTATAGCAAGTGCAGGAACAGGTAAAACATCAACAATTGTTGCAAGGATAGCTCATCTTTTAAATTTAGGAGTAAATCCTAGCAAAATTTTGCTTTTAACCTTTACAAACAAAGCTTCAAGCGAGATGATAGAAAGACTGCAAAAGCATTTTAGTACTACTATCACCTCAAAAATTACAGCAGGAACTTTTCACTCAGTTTCATATAAGCTTTTAAGAGAGCTTAATAAAAATATTGTATTAAAACAGCCAAGTGAGTTAAAAGTGCTTTTAAAGTCACTAGTTGAAAGGCGTAAATTTCACCATATAAGCGATGTTAAGCCATATGGTGGAGCTTATTTGTATGATGTGTATTCGTTATTTCAAAATAAATCAGTTGATGGAAATTTTAATAACTGGTTTTGTCAAAACTACGATGAACAAAGCGTATATGTAGAAATTTACGAAGATATTTTACAAGAATTTGAAGATGAAAAAGATAAATTTGGATATGTTGATTTTAATGATTTACTTATAAAAATGAAAAAAGAGTTGAAAAAAGGTGCTCCAATTTACTTTGATGAAATTTTAGTAGATGAGTATCAAGATACAAACTCACTTCAAGGTAGCTTAATAGATGCTTTTAACACAAAAAGCCTTTTTTGTGTTGGAGATTTTGACCAAAGTATTTACGCCTTTAATGGTGCAAATATAGAGATAATAGGTAGCTTTAAAGACAGATACAAAGATGCAAATATTTATGCTCTAAACATAAACTACCGCTCAACTAAGTCCATTTTAGCTCTTGCAAATAAAGTGATTCAAAATAACCCAAGACTATATGATAAACAGCTAATTGTAGGCAGGGATGAAAAACCAAAACCACCAAAATTATTGGTTTTTGAAGAGCTTTTTGCCCAATACGCAAATATCGCAAAGATAATTAAAGAAAGCAAATACAACCACGAAGATATAGCTATAATTTTTAGAAATAACTCAAGTGCAGATGGTCTAGAAGCAAGCCTTAGAGAGTTTGGAATAGGCGCAAAAAGAAAGGGTGGGGTTAGCTTTTTTGAAAGTAGGGAGATAAAGGCTTTAGTAAATTTAATGGGGATATTTGTAAATCCAAAAGATATGATGGCTTTTATGCAAATTTTTGAGTATGCAAGAGGCATTGGAGCTGCAACATCTAAAGAAATTTATGATGCTTTAATATCTCTTGGACATGGAGATCTTTTAAAAGGACTACTTCATCCAGATAAAGATGTTAAAGTCTTTGCACCAAAAACAAAAAATTACCAACTAGGTCTTTTTGATGAGATTGATAATATAGATAGCTCTTCAAGATTTGATAGTCTTGGTTTTAAAGATGATTTTTTAAATCATCCTGCTTTAAAGTATCAAAAACTAAGCGAAGAGAGTGCTATTTTACTTTATGAAATTTACAATCTTTTCAAAAAGCTTTTAAGTTTAAAAACATCAAATGCAATTATAAAAGAGTGCATTAACTCAAAAGTTTTTGCACTCATAACTAGCTCGATAGCCACCAAAAAAGCAACTATGAAAAATGGAAAAGTTGATGAGGAACTTAAAAAAGATTTTATCATTAAAATCTATCAAAAATGTGAAATTTTGATAGATATGTCTAAAAAATATAGAGATATTTACAGCTTTTATAACTTTTTAACTTTGGGAAGCGGTGAGTTAAGCGAAGGGGAAGGTGTAAATTTGCTTAGCATTCATGCGAGTAAGGGGCTGGAGTTTGGACTTGTTTTTATAGTTGATTTAGCACAAAAGAGATTTCCAAACTACAAACTTATGAGTATGGGCGGAAGCTTAGAAGAAGAGCGAAGGCTTTTTTATGTAGCAGTAACTAGGGCTAAAAATGAGCTTATTTTAAGCTATGCAAAGTATGATAAAATTCGTAAAATTTCATATGAACCAAGTGAGTTTTTAATAGAAGCTGGAATGGTAAAGTAAATTTAACTTATAAATATTTTAAAGGTTTATGCTTTACTATTTAAAAGCTTTGAATAATTATTTTATTATTTTTATGACTTTGTCATTCTGAAGTTTAGCTGAAAAATCTCTTTTATTTTTTAGATAGTTATGCTAATTCGTCATTTAGAGCGAAGAATCTCTTTTGCTTATTGCTTTTATTTTAAATATTTAGTTAAAGAATCTCTATTATCTTGTTACTTCGTCATTTGAATATTTAACTAAAGAATTTCTCCATTTTATAATAAAAATATTTTTATATTTCATTCAGAGCAAAGTGAAGAATCTCTTGTATAAATATTAAACTATAAAATCCTTCGTTTAACTTAGTATTACTATGATTATATTTTAATATGAAAATTAAATAAAACTACTCTTGCAAATCATCACTTTTAATCATCTTAGTAAAATTATCAACCAAATCAAATTTTGGCTCTATTACAAATTTACCAGTTTCATCTATAAATCCCCATTTTCCATTTATTTTAGCTGGCGTAAGTCCATTTTTGCTAAAACTCCAAATATCATCAAATTTTGGCTCTATTACAAACTTACCACTCTTATCTATAAATCCCCATTTTCCATTTAAACTAGCTATTGCAAGTCCATTTTTACTAAAACTCCAAATATCATCAAAATTTGGCTCTATTACAAATTTACCACTCTTATCTATAAATCCCCATTTTCCATTTAAACTAGCTATTGCAAGTCCATTTTTACTAAAACTCCAAATATCATCAAATTTTGGCTCTATAATAAAACCTCCTTTTGTATTTATAAAACCATATTTATATTTTGGATATATAGCCCAACTATATTTTACAAAATCCCCTGTACTAAATCCAGCTATTGCAAGTCCATTTTCACTAAAATTTTCAATGATATCAAAATTTGGTTCTATTACAAACTTACCAGTTTCATCTATAAATCCCCATTTTTCATTCAATTTAGCTCTAGCAAGTCCATTTTCGTTAAAACTTTCTGCATCATCAAATTTTGGCTCTATTACAAACCTACCAGTTTCATCTATAAATCCCCATTTTCCATTTATTTTAGCTCCAGCAAGTCCATTTTTATAAAAATCTTCAACCCAATCAAATTTTGGCTCAATTACAAATTTACCATTTCTATCTATAAAACCGTATTTTCCATTTAATTTAGCTCTAGCAAGTCCATTTTTGCTAAATTCAAAAGCATAATCAAATTTTGGCTCTATTACAAATTTACCATTTCTATATATAAAACCGTATTTTCCGTTAAATTCAACTAAAGTAAATTCATATCTAGAGAATTCCCAAGCCTTATTAAATTTTGGCTCAATTACAAATTTACCATTTCTATCTATAAAACCGTATTTTCCATTTAATTTAGCTCTAGCAAGTCCATTTTTACTAAATTTTCCAACACCATCAAATTTTGACTCTATTGCAAAATTACCAGTTTCATCTATAAATCCCCATTTTCCATTTAATTTAGCTCTAGCAAGTCCATTTTTTAAATATGAAAGATAATTACAACCATTTTGTTCTCCTAAATCACAAGCTTTTTTGTAATAACTCTTTGCATTATCATAACTTTGTTCTACGATTTTTCCATACTCATAAGAAAGAGCTAATTTAAAGCAGTTAAATCTATTGTTGTCATCACAAGTTTTTTTGTAATTGCTTACTAGCTTTTTTTGTGCGTTTATTATCACATCATTTGCATTTATAAAAGGAGTTTTATCATAGTTGGCTATGATATAGTAGTCTATATCATCTATCTTAAAACAACTTTCTAAATTTAAACTCTCGCACTCTTTGTTTAAAGTATAAACATAGTTTCTGCTATATTTCCCACCATACCAATAAATAACAAATGTAGATATTAAAATTATAATTAATATAATGTATCCGTATTTTTTAAGAAATAATTTAAATTTATTAAAAATCAAAAATATCCTTTAATAAATAATTTAGTAAATAGTTTTGTTATTTTATTAAAAATAAGTTTATTGTTCAATATATAAATATTTTTAAAATATCTTAAATTTTAAATTTATACACTATTATTATTGATAAATAATTTAGCAATGAAGTAGTTAATAAAGGCTATTTTAGTGTTTTTATTATGATAACAAATTGCATATTAGAGATAAAATTTCACACTCTAAAACTAGTAATACATTTTTAATAACTTGTTTGCAGGTTGTTTTAATTATTTTTGTTTAAATATTTGTTTAGTTATTTATAAATTTTAAGTTTTGTCATCAAATTTAGTGTAAGCTCTTTTAATATTCAAATTTACTTACAAATTCTTTAAGTTTTATTTAAAATAAAAATAAATTCTTAAAATATTTATTAAATTAAAATTAAAAAAGTAAAATAAAGTTGCCTATAAAATATAAGCAACTTTAAAGTCTAATTATCAGAAAAAAAGTTATAGATGTCGTCTAATAAAAATAGTTTTTTATCTAAAGTTCCTTTATAATATACTCCAAGAGTTTGGTCATAAGCTGTTTTAAAAAACCCTTCTTTGCTAAGCTCAAGTATCGCTCTGTTAATAGCTGCTTTAAGACTTTCATTACCTTTGTCTACACCTACACTAACAAAGCTAGTTTGTCCTGCATTTTTAACAGAAATCTCATATTTATTGTCTATTATAGGTATACTAGCTAATGCAAAAATACTATGAAAATATCCATCAGCTTCATTGTTTTTTAATTTTTCAAAGCAATCTAGTAAATTTTCACAATCCACTATACTACCATTGAAATTTTTTTCTATATATTTTCTAGAGCCTGTGCCTTTAATTGCTAAAATTTTCCCACCTGTTAATTGAGATATTGCCTTAATATTTCTACTTTTTTCAGTAACAAGTGCTTTATAAAGAGCAAAATATGGCATTGTAAAATCAACATATTTCTCTCTATCTGGACTTACGGAAAATTGTGCAACTGCCATATCAATTTTATTTTCATTTAAAAATGGAATTCTATCTTTTGCGTTTAATCCAACTAAGGTAATTTTTGCATTTGGAGCGATTTTTTTTGCTATCTCTTTTGCAAATTCAACTTCAAAACCTGTAAATTCATGTCCATCAAATTTACTAAATGGAGGGTAGTTGTTTCTTACTCCAATTCTAATTTCGTTTTGAGAAATTATCTGTTCTATTGTATTTGCATAGCATGAAATACTAAATAAAGCTAAAATTATAGCGACAAAGTTCTTTTTCATATTTTTCCTTTCGTATGTGATTAAATATATTGAAATTATGCCATAATCAAAAAAAAAAAAAAAGACTTAAAAAGAAAAAAATATTTTTTTAACGCCTAAATTAGGAGAATTTGATGATTTTTTTAAGATTTATGCCAAAAATGCATAAATATGTGCTAATTATAATATTTAAGATTTTGATAATATTTAAAAAATTATCAAATTTAA is a genomic window of Campylobacter blaseri containing:
- a CDS encoding transporter substrate-binding domain-containing protein, with translation MKKNFVAIILALFSISCYANTIEQIISQNEIRIGVRNNYPPFSKFDGHEFTGFEVEFAKEIAKKIAPNAKITLVGLNAKDRIPFLNENKIDMAVAQFSVSPDREKYVDFTMPYFALYKALVTEKSRNIKAISQLTGGKILAIKGTGSRKYIEKNFNGSIVDCENLLDCFEKLKNNEADGYFHSIFALASIPIIDNKYEISVKNAGQTSFVSVGVDKGNESLKAAINRAILELSKEGFFKTAYDQTLGVYYKGTLDKKLFLLDDIYNFFSDN